A genomic stretch from Achromobacter spanius includes:
- a CDS encoding fumarylacetoacetate hydrolase family protein, whose protein sequence is MDQENSLPADLAGALLVGRVWRPAPIDGPSVVVVRNGEVIDITAVASTVSDLLDRPDRVALAKSAKGESLGDVRALMNATLQNQGGPRLLAPCDLQPIKAAGVTFAISLLERMIEEEAGGDASRADEIRVRMQALIGSDLSRLQPGSDQAAKLKAELVERGQWSQYLEVGIGPDAEIFSKTPPMASVGFGAQIGVLPESQWNNPEPEIVLAVDSRGEIVGATLGNDVNLRDIEGRSALLLTKAKDNNGSCAIGPFIRLFDGDFDLDSVRQADVSLRIDGTDGFQLDGVSHMREISRDPEDLVRQAFGAHHQYPDGFMLFLGTMFSPSQDRKGPGTGFTHKLGDRVQIASERIGALVNEVRLSTEITPWTFGVRALYANLAKRGLVS, encoded by the coding sequence ATGGACCAAGAAAACTCACTGCCCGCCGACCTAGCGGGTGCGCTGCTGGTTGGACGAGTGTGGCGCCCGGCGCCCATTGATGGCCCCAGCGTGGTCGTGGTGCGCAACGGCGAGGTCATCGACATCACGGCCGTGGCCTCCACCGTTTCAGACTTGCTTGACCGCCCTGATCGCGTGGCGCTGGCGAAAAGCGCCAAGGGCGAATCGTTGGGCGACGTGCGCGCCTTGATGAACGCCACCTTGCAGAACCAGGGCGGGCCGCGTCTCTTGGCCCCTTGCGATCTGCAGCCCATCAAGGCCGCTGGCGTCACCTTCGCCATCAGCCTGTTGGAGCGGATGATCGAAGAAGAGGCGGGCGGCGACGCCAGCCGCGCCGACGAGATCCGCGTGCGGATGCAGGCGTTGATCGGGTCGGATCTGTCACGCTTGCAGCCGGGATCGGACCAGGCGGCCAAGCTGAAAGCGGAATTGGTCGAACGCGGCCAGTGGTCGCAGTACCTGGAAGTGGGCATCGGACCCGACGCCGAAATCTTCTCCAAGACGCCGCCGATGGCCTCCGTGGGATTCGGCGCGCAGATCGGCGTGCTGCCCGAATCGCAATGGAACAACCCGGAGCCCGAGATCGTGCTGGCCGTGGACAGCCGAGGCGAGATCGTGGGCGCCACGCTGGGCAACGACGTCAACCTGCGCGACATCGAAGGCCGCAGCGCCTTGCTGCTGACCAAGGCCAAGGACAACAACGGCTCTTGCGCCATCGGTCCCTTCATACGCCTGTTCGACGGCGACTTCGATCTGGATAGCGTGCGCCAGGCCGACGTGTCGCTGCGCATCGACGGCACCGACGGCTTCCAATTGGATGGCGTGAGCCACATGCGCGAAATCAGCCGCGACCCCGAAGACCTGGTGCGCCAGGCGTTCGGCGCGCACCATCAGTATCCCGACGGCTTCATGCTGTTTTTGGGCACGATGTTCTCGCCCAGCCAGGACCGCAAGGGCCCGGGCACGGGGTTCACGCACAAGCTGGGTGACCGCGTCCAGATCGCATCCGAGCGCATCGGGGCGTTGGTCAACGAAGTGCGCTTGTCCACCGAGATCACGCCGTGGACGTTTGGCGTGCGAGCCTTGTACGCCAACCTGGCCAAGCGCGGCCTGGTCAGCTAG
- a CDS encoding IclR family transcriptional regulator — MTTEYDVPAIRRTHDILRVLASRRTPVKAAELAQSCQLAKSTLYLLLDCLEHRRWIERKDGGYIIGIELMSLGFAYLRHDGLQAAFHEAASAFVTRCNEVVQLAALDGFDVVYIAREDARRPVRLVSELGLRLPAHACALGKALLASLDPDALAACVPDTLPRVTERTLATRQALDEELDRVRQTGLGQDQEEVATGLVCYAAYVGVTPLGKRVAVSTSIPTDRLDDAHRRDVMEGIRQVARHVALRVLAPV, encoded by the coding sequence ATGACCACGGAATACGATGTGCCCGCCATCCGGCGCACCCACGACATCCTGCGCGTGCTGGCCAGCCGCCGTACGCCCGTCAAGGCGGCCGAATTGGCGCAGTCCTGCCAGCTTGCCAAGAGCACGCTGTACCTGCTGCTGGACTGCCTGGAGCACCGCCGCTGGATCGAACGCAAAGACGGCGGCTACATCATTGGTATTGAATTGATGTCGCTGGGCTTCGCTTACCTGCGCCACGACGGCTTGCAAGCCGCCTTCCACGAGGCGGCCAGCGCCTTCGTCACCCGCTGCAACGAGGTCGTGCAACTGGCGGCGCTGGACGGGTTCGACGTGGTCTACATTGCCCGCGAAGACGCCCGGCGCCCGGTACGGCTGGTGTCGGAACTGGGCCTGCGGCTGCCGGCCCACGCCTGCGCCCTGGGCAAGGCGCTGCTGGCCAGTCTTGACCCGGACGCCCTGGCCGCCTGTGTGCCCGATACGCTGCCGCGCGTGACCGAGCGCACCCTGGCAACACGCCAGGCGCTCGATGAAGAGCTGGACCGGGTCCGCCAGACGGGCCTCGGCCAGGACCAGGAAGAAGTGGCCACGGGCCTGGTCTGCTACGCCGCCTATGTGGGCGTGACGCCGCTGGGCAAACGGGTGGCTGTCAGCACGTCGATTCCCACCGACCGGCTGGACGACGCCCACCGGCGCGACGTGATGGAAGGCATCCGCCAGGTGGCTCGCCACGTGGCGCTGCGGGTGCTTGCCCCGGTCTGA
- the rplU gene encoding 50S ribosomal protein L21, with protein MYAVVKTGGKQYRVAAGEKLKIEQIPADIGQEITLDQVLSVGEGDQLKVGTPLVSGAVVKATVLAQGRHDKVKIFKMRRRKHYQKRQGHRQNYTEIRIEAITA; from the coding sequence ATGTACGCGGTCGTAAAAACCGGTGGCAAGCAGTATCGCGTTGCCGCTGGCGAAAAACTCAAGATAGAACAGATACCGGCAGACATTGGGCAAGAAATCACCCTGGACCAAGTGCTGTCCGTGGGCGAAGGCGACCAACTCAAAGTTGGCACGCCCCTCGTCTCCGGCGCTGTGGTCAAGGCAACGGTTCTTGCGCAAGGCCGCCACGACAAGGTCAAGATCTTCAAGATGCGCCGTCGCAAGCACTATCAGAAGCGTCAGGGCCACCGTCAGAACTACACCGAAATCCGCATCGAAGCCATCACGGCTTAA
- the rpmA gene encoding 50S ribosomal protein L27 yields MAQKKGGGSTRNGRDSESKRLGVKTFGGELIPAGSIIVRQRGTRFHAGVNVGMGKDHTLYALIDGKVQFGFKGALNKQTVSIVAAE; encoded by the coding sequence ATGGCACAGAAAAAGGGCGGCGGCTCTACGCGAAACGGACGCGACTCAGAATCAAAGCGTCTGGGCGTCAAGACTTTCGGCGGTGAACTGATTCCCGCTGGTTCGATCATCGTGCGTCAGCGCGGTACTCGCTTCCACGCTGGCGTGAACGTCGGCATGGGCAAGGACCACACCCTGTACGCGCTGATCGACGGCAAGGTTCAATTCGGCTTCAAGGGCGCGTTGAACAAGCAGACCGTTTCGATCGTCGCTGCCGAGTAA
- the obgE gene encoding GTPase ObgE → MKFVDEATIEVVAGKGGNGVASFRREKFIPKGGPDGGDGGRGGTIYAVADRNINTLIDFRYARLHRAKGGENGRGSDQYGAAAPDITLRVPVGTVIHDAETGEVLFDMDTHEQKVVLAAGGQGGMGNIHFKSSLNRAPRQWTPGKEGEHRYLRMELKVLADVGLLGLPNAGKSTLITRISNAKPKIADYPFTTLHPNLGVVRTSPSRSFVVADIPGLIEGASEGAGLGHLFLRHLARTRVLLHLVDVSTPDPDADPVEQAVIDARAIVEELRRYDQELADKPRWLVLNKLDMVPDPEDTKRRFLELYDWKGPVFAISGLTGEGTQDLLYALQDYLDAEREKEHLSRDQADGTYVAPDPRFDDTRSDADKPAAPRGGDE, encoded by the coding sequence ATGAAATTCGTAGACGAAGCCACCATTGAAGTGGTCGCCGGCAAAGGCGGCAATGGCGTGGCGAGCTTTCGCCGCGAAAAGTTCATCCCCAAAGGGGGCCCGGACGGCGGCGACGGCGGACGCGGCGGCACTATCTATGCCGTGGCAGACCGCAACATCAACACGCTGATCGACTTCCGCTACGCGCGACTGCATCGCGCCAAGGGCGGCGAAAACGGCCGTGGCTCGGACCAGTACGGCGCAGCCGCCCCGGACATCACCTTGCGCGTGCCCGTGGGCACGGTCATCCATGACGCCGAAACCGGCGAAGTCCTGTTCGACATGGACACGCACGAGCAGAAGGTCGTGCTGGCCGCCGGCGGCCAGGGCGGCATGGGCAACATCCACTTCAAGTCCAGCTTGAACCGCGCGCCGCGCCAGTGGACGCCCGGCAAGGAAGGCGAACATCGCTACCTGCGCATGGAACTGAAAGTGCTGGCGGACGTGGGCCTGCTGGGCCTGCCCAACGCCGGCAAGTCGACGCTGATCACCCGCATCTCGAATGCCAAGCCGAAGATCGCCGACTACCCGTTCACCACCCTGCACCCGAACCTGGGCGTCGTGCGTACGTCGCCGTCGCGCAGCTTCGTCGTGGCCGACATTCCCGGCCTGATCGAAGGCGCGTCCGAAGGCGCCGGCCTGGGCCACCTGTTCCTGCGCCACCTGGCGCGCACCCGCGTGCTGCTGCACCTGGTGGACGTGTCCACGCCCGATCCCGACGCGGATCCGGTCGAGCAAGCCGTGATCGACGCGCGCGCCATTGTTGAAGAACTGCGCCGCTACGACCAGGAACTGGCCGACAAGCCGCGCTGGCTGGTCCTGAACAAGCTGGACATGGTGCCCGATCCCGAAGACACCAAACGCCGCTTCCTGGAACTGTATGACTGGAAGGGCCCTGTATTCGCCATTTCCGGCCTGACGGGCGAAGGCACGCAAGACCTGCTGTACGCGCTGCAAGACTACCTGGACGCCGAGCGCGAAAAGGAACACCTGTCGCGCGACCAGGCGGACGGCACCTACGTGGCGCCGGACCCCCGCTTTGACGACACGCGATCCGACGCCGACAAGCCGGCCGCGCCGCGCGGCGGTGACGAATAA
- the proB gene encoding glutamate 5-kinase, with product MSAETPAVSVVTHAQRLVAKVGSSLVTNEGRGLDRAAVAHWASQIAALHKQGKQIVLVSSGAIAEGMARLGWRKRPSVMHELQAAAAVGQMGLCQAYEAAFAEYGLRTAQILLTHEDLADRHRYLNARSTLFALLRLGVVPIVNENDTVVTDEIRLGDNDTLGALVTNLIEADTLIILTDQRGLYDSDPRKNPGATFMSHAQAGDPALEAMAGGAGSGIGTGGMLTKVLAAKRAAHSGAHTIIASGHERNVLTRLAQGECIGSELRAVLPVWSARKQWLADHLRLRGRVVLDDGAVQALMREGKSLLPIGVTEVEGEFGRGDVVACMDSQGRECARGLINYSSADTRRILRQPSSQIARILGSMTEPELMHRDNLVVL from the coding sequence ATGTCTGCTGAAACACCCGCCGTTTCCGTCGTCACCCACGCCCAGCGCCTGGTCGCCAAAGTCGGCTCGTCGCTGGTCACCAACGAAGGCCGAGGCCTGGACCGCGCCGCCGTGGCGCACTGGGCCTCGCAGATCGCCGCCCTGCACAAGCAGGGCAAGCAGATCGTGCTGGTTTCCAGCGGCGCCATTGCCGAAGGCATGGCGCGGCTGGGCTGGCGCAAACGCCCTTCCGTCATGCACGAGCTGCAAGCCGCGGCCGCCGTGGGCCAGATGGGGCTGTGCCAGGCCTACGAAGCAGCGTTCGCCGAATACGGCCTGCGCACCGCGCAGATTCTGCTGACCCACGAAGACCTGGCCGATCGCCACCGCTACCTGAACGCCCGCAGCACGCTGTTTGCGCTGCTGCGCCTGGGTGTGGTGCCGATCGTGAACGAGAACGACACGGTCGTCACCGACGAAATCCGCCTGGGCGACAACGACACGCTGGGCGCGCTCGTCACCAACCTGATCGAAGCCGACACGCTAATCATCCTGACCGACCAGCGCGGCCTGTACGATTCCGACCCTCGCAAGAATCCCGGCGCCACCTTCATGTCGCATGCGCAAGCGGGCGACCCTGCGCTGGAAGCCATGGCGGGCGGCGCGGGCAGCGGCATCGGCACGGGCGGCATGCTGACCAAGGTGCTGGCGGCCAAGCGCGCGGCGCACAGCGGCGCGCACACCATCATCGCCTCGGGCCACGAGCGCAACGTGCTGACCCGGCTGGCGCAAGGCGAATGCATCGGAAGCGAACTGCGCGCCGTGCTGCCCGTGTGGTCCGCCCGCAAGCAATGGCTGGCCGACCACCTGCGGCTGCGTGGGCGCGTGGTGCTGGACGATGGCGCGGTGCAAGCGCTGATGCGCGAAGGCAAGAGCCTCCTGCCCATCGGCGTGACCGAAGTGGAAGGCGAGTTCGGCCGTGGCGACGTGGTGGCCTGCATGGATAGCCAGGGCCGCGAATGCGCCCGCGGCCTGATCAACTATTCGTCGGCGGATACCCGGCGCATCCTGCGCCAACCCTCGTCGCAAATCGCCCGCATCCTGGGCAGCATGACCGAACCCGAGCTCATGCACCGGGACAACCTGGTGGTGCTCTAG
- a CDS encoding response regulator transcription factor, whose translation MIYFGGYKHYLSDSFRRRAHMHERGNVFVVQLDEMTSNHFVAALQDFQWQVSAFESGDELLERLRTDHVDAMVLRGQGAEVPKLIAALRRAAPDAAVVWQSAAASARERVEALEAGVHFYSSARMEPEEWDALLRNVRRRLLPPSTDGPAWRLDKRVLSGPAGERLPLTLTERDFFIRLLRAPGQCLRRDRFFPCNPREGARSVDVLVSRLRTKARRFDIELPVLAVRGWGYILLQHSPPQETRD comes from the coding sequence ATGATTTACTTTGGTGGTTATAAGCATTACCTGAGTGATAGTTTTAGGAGGCGAGCGCACATGCATGAACGAGGCAACGTGTTCGTCGTGCAACTTGATGAAATGACGAGCAATCATTTTGTCGCTGCATTGCAGGATTTTCAATGGCAAGTCAGCGCGTTTGAGTCAGGCGACGAACTTCTTGAACGGCTGCGCACGGATCATGTCGACGCAATGGTATTGCGTGGGCAGGGCGCCGAGGTCCCGAAGCTGATTGCGGCGTTGCGCCGCGCGGCGCCGGATGCGGCGGTGGTGTGGCAGTCGGCGGCGGCATCGGCACGTGAGCGCGTCGAGGCATTGGAGGCCGGTGTGCACTTCTATAGTTCAGCCCGCATGGAACCCGAGGAATGGGATGCGTTGCTGCGCAATGTGCGGCGCCGACTGTTGCCGCCATCTACCGATGGGCCGGCTTGGCGCCTGGACAAACGGGTGCTGTCAGGGCCCGCTGGCGAACGGCTGCCATTGACGCTGACCGAACGGGACTTTTTTATCCGTTTGTTGAGAGCACCCGGGCAATGCCTGCGGCGCGACCGCTTCTTTCCCTGCAATCCAAGGGAAGGGGCTCGCAGCGTGGATGTGCTGGTATCGCGGCTGCGCACCAAGGCGCGCCGCTTTGATATTGAGCTGCCGGTGCTGGCCGTGCGCGGATGGGGCTACATCCTGCTGCAGCACAGCCCGCCCCAGGAAACGCGCGACTAG
- a CDS encoding helix-turn-helix domain-containing protein produces the protein MKQARLLRGHTQKTLARLARISQSAIASYESGLRHSSRSVRKLAQILKIELEWLETGKGPMEMPMEGYDLSDTLLPVGVAETMPRVARRPRPQAPWPFPNIAPSQFDGLTPDDRAMLEALTQTFIETAQARRTVKPRGRKIG, from the coding sequence TTGAAGCAAGCCCGTCTTCTGCGTGGTCACACGCAGAAGACGCTCGCTCGTCTTGCGCGAATCTCGCAAAGTGCAATCGCCAGTTACGAAAGCGGGCTGCGGCACTCCAGCCGCTCCGTCCGTAAGCTTGCGCAGATTCTGAAGATTGAGCTGGAATGGCTGGAGACCGGCAAGGGTCCCATGGAAATGCCCATGGAAGGCTACGACCTGTCCGACACCTTGCTGCCCGTGGGCGTGGCCGAAACCATGCCCCGTGTGGCGCGAAGGCCGCGCCCACAGGCGCCCTGGCCCTTTCCCAACATTGCCCCGTCGCAGTTCGACGGCCTGACTCCCGACGATCGCGCGATGCTTGAAGCGTTGACGCAGACCTTCATTGAAACGGCGCAGGCGCGCCGCACCGTCAAACCGCGCGGGCGCAAGATAGGCTGA
- a CDS encoding SecDF P1 head subdomain-containing protein: MQLTLRKLAPALVVVTLALAGCKTAPTKAPGAATTPDAGQQTTQPAAASSVDFYLAHQQPGPGLREIALPDGKLYLQEVPVLTRADLTDAAALVDRQGQNFVGLRFSEAGARKLTEISTKNVGNRLALVIDQELVAAPSIAEPLNRGVLAFGVASAQAASNIAAKIRGDAPPAPASAPATGGTAPAPKP, translated from the coding sequence ATGCAACTGACCCTACGCAAATTGGCGCCCGCCCTGGTTGTCGTGACGTTGGCGCTGGCGGGTTGCAAAACCGCTCCGACCAAAGCGCCTGGCGCGGCAACCACGCCCGACGCCGGCCAACAAACGACCCAACCCGCCGCCGCTTCGTCGGTGGATTTCTATCTGGCTCACCAACAACCTGGCCCGGGCCTGCGTGAAATCGCTCTGCCCGACGGCAAGCTCTATTTGCAGGAAGTGCCCGTGCTGACGCGTGCCGATCTCACCGACGCCGCTGCATTGGTCGACCGCCAAGGCCAGAATTTCGTGGGCCTGCGCTTCTCGGAAGCTGGCGCCCGCAAGCTGACCGAAATCAGCACGAAGAACGTCGGCAACCGCTTGGCCTTGGTGATTGACCAGGAACTCGTTGCTGCCCCGAGCATCGCCGAACCGCTCAACCGTGGCGTGCTGGCCTTCGGTGTGGCATCGGCGCAAGCGGCTTCCAACATTGCCGCCAAGATCCGCGGTGATGCCCCGCCGGCTCCGGCATCGGCTCCGGCCACCGGCGGCACGGCACCCGCACCCAAGCCCTGA
- the thiC gene encoding phosphomethylpyrimidine synthase ThiC, producing MNANPKFLAATAEVDAAAVAPLPKSRRVYETGSRPDIRVPFREIEQDDTPTMFGGEKNPPLTVYDCSGPYTDPDVKIDIRRGLPALRRAWIEERGDTEVLAGPTSEYGKERLTDPKLTAMRFDLQRPPRRATAGANVSQMHYARRGIITPEMEYVAIRESLRREHYLQTLRDSGPDGEKMVKRLLRQHPGQSFGAAIPAAITPEFVRDEVARGRAIIPANINHPEVEPMAIGRNFLVKINANIGNSAVSSGIGEEVEKMTWAIRWGGDTVMDLSTGKHIHETREWIIRNSPVPIGTVPIYQALEKVDGKAEDLTWEIFRDTLIEQAEQGVDYFTIHAGVRLPFIPMTADRMTGIVSRGGSIMAKWCLAHHKESFLYERFEDICDIMKAYDVSFSLGDGLRPGSGYDANDEAQFAELKTLGELTQVAWKHDVQVMIEGPGHVPMQMIKENMELQLEHCHEAPFYTLGPLTTDIAPGYDHITSGIGAALIGWYGTAMLCYVTPKEHLGLPNKKDVKDGIITYKIAAHAADLAKGHPGAAIRDNALSKARFEFRWDDQFNLGLDPDTAKEFHDETLPKDSMKVAHFCSMCGPHFCSMKITQDVRDYAAAQGVSEKDALQKGMQEKSVEFVKKGAEVYHRQ from the coding sequence ATGAACGCCAATCCCAAATTCCTGGCCGCTACCGCCGAAGTCGACGCGGCGGCCGTCGCACCGCTGCCCAAATCGCGCCGCGTGTATGAGACGGGCTCGCGCCCCGACATCCGCGTCCCGTTTCGCGAAATTGAGCAGGACGACACGCCGACGATGTTCGGCGGGGAAAAGAACCCGCCGTTGACCGTCTATGACTGCAGCGGCCCCTACACCGATCCCGACGTCAAGATCGATATCCGCCGAGGCCTGCCCGCGCTGCGCCGCGCCTGGATTGAAGAACGCGGCGATACCGAGGTGTTGGCCGGCCCCACCAGTGAATACGGCAAAGAACGCCTGACCGACCCCAAGCTGACGGCGATGCGCTTTGACCTGCAACGCCCGCCGCGCCGCGCCACAGCGGGCGCCAACGTGTCGCAAATGCACTATGCGCGCCGCGGCATCATCACGCCTGAAATGGAATATGTGGCCATCCGCGAAAGCCTGCGCCGCGAGCACTACCTGCAAACGCTGCGCGACAGCGGCCCGGATGGCGAAAAAATGGTCAAACGCCTGCTGCGACAGCATCCGGGCCAGTCGTTCGGCGCGGCCATTCCCGCGGCGATCACGCCGGAATTCGTGCGTGATGAAGTCGCGCGCGGTCGCGCCATCATCCCGGCCAACATCAACCACCCCGAGGTCGAGCCCATGGCAATCGGGCGCAACTTCCTGGTGAAGATCAACGCCAACATCGGCAACTCGGCCGTGAGTTCGGGCATAGGCGAAGAAGTGGAAAAGATGACCTGGGCGATCCGCTGGGGTGGCGACACGGTGATGGATCTGTCCACCGGCAAGCACATCCACGAAACGCGCGAGTGGATCATCCGCAATTCACCCGTGCCGATTGGCACGGTGCCCATATACCAGGCACTGGAAAAAGTGGATGGCAAGGCCGAGGACCTGACGTGGGAAATTTTCCGCGACACGTTGATCGAACAGGCCGAGCAAGGCGTGGACTATTTCACGATCCATGCGGGGGTTCGACTGCCGTTCATTCCGATGACGGCCGACCGCATGACTGGCATCGTGTCGCGCGGCGGTTCGATCATGGCCAAATGGTGTTTGGCGCATCACAAGGAAAGCTTCCTGTACGAGCGCTTCGAAGACATCTGCGACATCATGAAGGCCTATGACGTGAGTTTCTCGCTGGGCGACGGGCTGCGTCCGGGCTCGGGCTACGACGCCAACGATGAAGCGCAGTTCGCGGAATTGAAGACGCTGGGCGAGCTGACGCAGGTGGCGTGGAAGCACGATGTGCAGGTCATGATTGAAGGCCCGGGTCACGTGCCGATGCAGATGATCAAGGAAAACATGGAGCTGCAGCTTGAACACTGCCACGAGGCACCGTTCTACACGCTAGGGCCGCTGACCACCGACATCGCGCCCGGCTATGACCACATCACGTCCGGCATCGGCGCGGCGCTGATCGGCTGGTACGGCACTGCAATGCTCTGCTACGTGACGCCCAAAGAACACCTGGGCTTGCCGAACAAGAAGGACGTGAAGGACGGCATCATCACGTACAAGATCGCGGCGCATGCGGCGGATTTGGCCAAGGGTCACCCGGGCGCGGCGATTCGCGACAACGCCTTGTCAAAGGCGCGGTTCGAGTTCCGCTGGGACGATCAGTTCAACCTGGGCCTGGACCCGGACACCGCGAAGGAATTCCACGACGAGACGCTGCCGAAGGATTCAATGAAGGTCGCGCATTTTTGTTCGATGTGCGGCCCGCATTTCTGCAGCATGAAAATCACGCAGGACGTGCGCGATTACGCGGCGGCGCAAGGCGTCAGCGAGAAAGACGCCTTGCAGAAGGGCATGCAGGAAAAGTCGGTGGAGTTCGTGAAGAAGGGCGCCGAGGTTTATCACCGGCAATGA